Proteins from one Malaya genurostris strain Urasoe2022 chromosome 2, Malgen_1.1, whole genome shotgun sequence genomic window:
- the LOC131427201 gene encoding HEAT repeat-containing protein 5B isoform X1 — translation MELSHSLTLNEDALNQLPEQKRPVFIFEWLRFLDKVLVAAQKSDIKGCQKKLVEQLTQHIQGSPGPPTRKLIARCLATLFSVGDTFLLFETVNKCNDILKNKDDSPSYLATRLAAICVVGCMYEKLGRMMGRSYEETVHILVKSLKNAESQVRIEIMLTLEKVCAGMGSAVSNVHKDIYKAVRYCLTDRVMAVRVAASNCLLEMTKHAPFLYTTELESLAALCFRAFDSCNYEVRCAVAKLLGTLIACTQNGSLKNFSMTSSGSSTKSIRPTSLDEALGVLMSGFLRGGVSFLKGTGEIIKGSSGVNREVRVGVTHAYVIFVQTMGGLWLERNMQAFLVHVLDLVANPKAASSHVDAVYSRKCINFILRSVIGKMLGEKAQTSACKELIHVIAKQMNSIDFNPENAKDSNQETLFGQHLLVCALQELGSLVLLLGTTAQNLLTDQSLNFIDATCAVLIHPCMAARLAAAWCLRCICVAVPSQITPLIDRFIDAIEKMRTSPDAISGYSCALAAVLGGVRSSPLGIPHTRGKVIFNTAEELLRTASQNSRLSLSRTQAGWLLIGAIMTLGVPVVKGLLPRMLLLWRNAFPRSTKELDSEKARGDAFTWQVTLEGRAGALSVMHSFLLHCPELVTDDITRRLLTPIESALAMLINITSVLKSYGQHLKAPTAMVRLRLYETLSLLAANALEASYTHLLRMLVSEFTLTENPANTTTSLLRQMCHADDSIILGTWLQETDHRTIEDQMEPNRKADREYLQPNSAAGSGALEHDPCCLYRTIAKGEQCPGPLPLGVAVIDQSVTLFGLIFPKVANKHRLQMLEHFGECIKHAKSSRQEAVQMNIFTALLSGLKGLTETKSGIGQEEVRKSATNLIINALICTNPILRCAAGEALGRIAQVLGDSRITAELAQTSFDRLKSARDVVTRTGHSLALGCLHRYVGGMGSSQHLNTSVSILLALAQDGSSPIVQVWSLYALSLIADSGGLMFRGYVEPTLSLALKLLLSVPQSHVDVHQCIGRVLSALITTMGPELQGSGATICTARSSFLCAAAIMQAHADPLVQAEATGCLQQLHLFAPRHVNLSTLVPNLCQNLSSNYLMLRKAAVSCLRQLTTREAKEVCEHAMSLVRDDDGFTLSDYGLPGVLFGMLDTESDNVMVKNIHDTITSMLQILAADNLSQWLSMCKNVLTVASEAALTAGPAEVAGGGAKEEQDDAEDNEADDDNIEFHAEDNQVTHPAVQPRWPTRVFAAECVRKIISTCESANAAHYDLLLAKEMQITKSRGDYLVLHLSDLIRMAFMAATSDSDQLRLEGLKTLQEIIDKFARVPEPEFPGHLLLEQFQAQVGAALRPAFSQDTPSHVTAAACEVCSAWIGSGVARDLNDLRRVHQLLVSNLSKLNDKTNSTQLYNESMATLEKLSILKAWAQVYIMAMIGNGSAPASLMLKTLSSSSSTIAPLVGEPNKPDEEFGDFESRGESLLALVQPELTNLSTHWLAALKDYALLSLPPDYASQLPHDGGAFYTNETMNLSKPHYLTSWPPILYAAALWLNADGFAKHATNPTTATSDEDKANANDVSSIKTTDKTNHNVTTSTVGGNDSHTISHGSISADRFHLVFGICMEALCSTRTNEKLDSVIACLQSLYTIFDSKWSRLMMTKNKSLPVELCNVLHRLILTRDSVEVQYLCILILKQTISASNESLELEKYDKQTEAANKTDNENEENPDIDNLGEGGEEGEILPGKSHVYAVMEVVLCLLARQIPAMNPSQSTRVATEQIQRQMTQAKNGRFKLSEDNSLLVATILQSMSDLTKLCSPTGALSILPTMLYLTTGVIKEVATKSVNDETIIANSNIIQSALQLLKTLATDRYAKHEMSAEAWRKLLQSALGKIIDLTKTGCEETKLDEVTVMLAIAVFLLHTPSSLVSIPNLQYPCINHFRQCLISGSPMVRLKCVQTMRSIFINTDLKVSTPYIHALAPRLIETLYSETNRYPQNDMELAFILEGISTLEALMALAEPQNQESIQGIQMLTLLIPILINYLLEPEELRTHTKQSAQLHEQSIQWLMKIGPKYPHEFKTFMSQAPELRTKLETAVKRNQMTAIQAKNKSEVANAVARASATQQQKPTIELKTDFSNFSTT, via the exons ATGGAGCTATCACATAGTCTGACACTAAATGAGGATGCCCTCAACCAACTGCCAGAACAGAAGCGTCCAGTGTTTATCTTCGAATGGCTCCGTTTTCTTGATAAGGTACTCGTTGCTGCTCAAAAATCGGACATCAAAGGTTGTCAGAAAAAGTTAGTTGAACAACTGACGCAGCACATTCAAGGTTCACCAGGACCTCCAACGAGGAAGCTGATCGCTCGCTGTCTTGCAACGCTATTCTCCGTAGGAGATACATTTCTGTTGTTCGAAACTGTGAACAAGTGTAACGATATCTTAAAAAATAAGGATGATTCTCCAAGTTATCTTGCTACGCGACTAGCCGCAATATGTGTCGTGGGTTGCATGTACGAGAAGCTTGGACGAATGATGGGTCGATCATATGAGGAAACCGTACACATTTTagtaaaatcgttaaaaaatgCTGAATCGCAAGTTCGAATAGAAATAATGCTTACCCTTGAGAAGGTTTGTGCTGGAATGGGTTCAGCAGTTTCTAATGTTCACAAAGATATCTATAAAGCCGTTCGTTACTGTCTTACCGATCGCGTGATGGCAGTGCGAGTAGCAGCATCCAATTGCTTGCTTGAGATGACCAAACACGCACCATTCTTGTACACCACCGAGCTGGAAAGTTTGGCTGCGTTGTGTTTCCGTGCGTTCGACAGTTGCAACTACGAAGTGAGATGTGCTGTTGCAAAATTACTTGGAACATTGATTGCATGCACGCAGAATGGCAgtcttaaaaattttagtatgaCTTCTTCCGGATCCAGCACTAAATCGATACGACCGACATCGCTGGACGAAGCACTTGGTGTGTTAATGTCCGGATTTCTGCGCGGTGGGGTATCATTTCTCAAAGGAACAGGCGAAATAATCAAGGGTAGTTCCGGAGTGAATCGCGAAGTGCGGGTTGGTGTAACTCATGCATACGTCATTTTTGTTCAAACGATGGGTGGCTTGTGGTTGGAACGAAACATGCAAGCTTTTTTGGTGCACGTGCTCGATTTAGTCGCGAATCCCAAGGCGGCTTCTTCTCATGTGGATGCTGTTTACTCTAGGAAGTGTATCAATTTCATTCTGCGGTCAGTTATTGGAAAAATGTTAGGAGAAAAAGCACAAACTTCTGCTTGCAAAGAGTTGATTCATGTGATAGCGAAACAAATGAATTCCATTGATTTCAATCCGGAAAATGCAAAAGACTCGAATCAGGAAACATTGTTTGGACAGCATTTGTTAGTATGTGCGCTCCAAGAGCTCGGGAGCCTAGTCTTACTGCTGGGAACTACAGCGCAAAATCTTCTGACCGATCAATCGCTGAATTTTATTGATGCGACATGTGCCGTGCTTATTCATCCCTGCATGGCGGCAAGACTGGCTGCAGCTTGGTGTCTACGGTGCATCTGCGTGGCCGTACCCAGTCAGATAACTCCTCTGATTGATCGATTCATTGATGCAATTGAGAAAATGCGAACATCTCCAGATGCCATCTCTGGGTACAGCTGTGCCCTGGCAGCAGTATTAGGAGGAGTGCGTTCTTCTCCTCTCGGCATTCCACACACGCGAGGAAAGGTCATTTTCAATACAGCAGAAGAGTTACTACGAACTGCTAGTCAGAACAGTAGATTATCTTTGAGTAGGACGCAAGCCGGTTGGTTACTGATTGGAGCTATTATGACCCTTGGCGTACCTGTCGTTAAAGGACTGCTTCCACGGATGTTGCTGTTGTGGCGCAATGCATTTCCTCGTTCCACAAAAGAGCTGGACTCGGAAAAGGCTCGTGGAGATGCGTTTACGTGGCAGGTCACCCTAGAAGGACGAGCCGGAGCCCTCTCCGTCATGCACagttttcttcttcattgtCCGGAATTGGTGACAGATGATATCACTCGTCGTCTTCTGACACCGATCGAAAGTGCTCTGGCTAtgcttatcaa CATAACATCGGTTCTGAAGAGTTATGGGCAGCATTTGAAGGCTCCTACAGCAATGGTTCGATTGCGGCTATACGAAACGCTTTCACTGTTAGCGGCAAACGCTTTGGAAGCGTCATACACGCATTTGTTGCGCATGCTAGTATCCGAATTTACGCTGACTGAAAATCCCGCTAACACAACAACATCGCTTCTACGGCAAATGTGTCACGCAGACGATTCCATCATTCTTGGCACGTGGTTGCAGGAGACCGATCATCGCACCATTGAAGATCAA ATGGAACCAAATCGTAAAGCTGATCGTGAATAT CTTCAACCGAACAGTGCGGCCGGTTCGGGTGCGTTGGAACACGATCCTTGCTGCCTATACCGTACTATTGCCAAAGGAGAGCAATGTCCTGGACCGCTTCCGCTCGGTGTCGCCGTGATTGATCAGTCTGTGACACTGTTCGGACTGATCTTTCCGAAAGTGGCCAACAAACATCGCCTGCAGATGTTGGAACATTTCGGCGAATGCATCAAACACGCAAAGAGTTCCCGCCAGGAAGCAGTACAGATGAACATTTTTACAGCACTGCTGAGTGGTCTCAAAGGGCTGACGGAAACAAAATCCGGTATTGGTCAAGaagaagtgcggaaaagtgctaCCAATTTGATTATCAATGCGTTGATTTGTACAAATCCCATTCTGCGGTGTGCTGCTGGAGAGGCCCTCGGGCGTATCGCCCAAGTACTCGGAGATTCAAGAATCACTGCTGAATTGGCTCAAACCAGTTTCGATCGTTTGAAATCGGCGCGGGATGTAGTGACTAGGACGGGTCATTCACTGGCATTGGGTTGTTTGCATCGCTATGTAGGTGGAATGGGTTCTTCGCAGCATCTGAACACCAGTGTGTCCATTTTACTGGCATTGGCTCAGGATGGGAGCTCACCGATCGTACAGGTTTGGTCCCTGTATGCACTGTCATTGATAGCCGACTCGGGTGGTCTTATGTTTAGAGGATATGTTGAGCCCACGCTTTCATTGGCACTGAAACTGTTGCTTTCAGTGCCGCAGTCGCATGTCGATGTACATCAGTGCATTGGGCGTGTTCTGAGTGCACTGATCACTACAATGGGCCCGGAGTTGCAAGGAAGTGGGGCAACGATTTGCACTGCCAGATCCTCATTCCTCTGTGCTGCCGCTATTATGCAAGCTCATGCGGATCCGTTAGTACAAGCAGAAGCCACTGGATGTTTACAGCAGCTGCACCTGTTCGCACCACGCCATGTCAATTTATCGACCTTAGTTCCTAATCTGTGTCAAAATCTTAGCAGTAACTATTTGATGCTACGTAAAGCGGCAGTTTCCTGTCTACGTCAATTAACCACTCGCGAAGCGAAAGAAGTCTGTGAACACGCCATGAGCTTGGTGcgcgatgatgatggatttactTTGTCGGATTATGGATTACCGGGCGTTTTGTTTGGTATGCTCGACACGGAGAGTGACAATGTGATGGTCAAAAATATCCACGATACCATAACATCGATGCTGCAAATACTGGCTGCTGACAATCTGTCTCAGTGGCTCAGTATGTGTAAAAACGTTCTAACAGTGGCTTCCGAAGCGGCGCTAACGGCGGGACCAGCCGAAGTTGCTGGTGGTGGAGCTAAAGAAGAGCAAGATGATGCAGAAGACAACGAAGCAGATGATGATAATATTGAGTTCCATGCCGAAGATAATCAAGTTACGCATCCGGCCGTCCAGCCTCGGTGGCCTACCAGAGTATTTGCAGCTGAGTGTGTAAGGAAAATTATATCCACATGTGAAAGTGCAAATGCGGCCCACTACGATTTACTATTGGCCAAAGAAATGCAAATAACAAAATCTCGCGGCGACTATCTGGTACTGCATCTGTCCGACCTAATTCGAATGGCATTCATGGCGGCAACCAGTGATTCCGATCAGCTCCGGCTAGAAGGTCTGAAGACATTACAAGAAATAATCGACAAATTCGCACGTGTTCCTGAGCCGGAATTTCCCGGTCACCTTCTGTTAGAGCAATTCCAAGCTCAAGTTGGTGCAGCTTTACGGCCAGCCTTCTCACAAGATACCCCATCCCATGTCACAGCGGCTGCGTGTGAGGTTTGTTCGGCATGGATTGGTTCCGGAGTTGCAAGGGATTTGAACGATCTACGTCGCGTCCATCAGTTGCTGGTGTCGAATTTGAGCAAATTAAACGATAAAACCAACAGCACACAGTTGTACAACGAAAGCATGGCTACACTGGAGAAGCTAAGCATTTTGAAAGCATGGGCTCAGGTCTACATAATGGCAATGATTGGCAACGGGTCTGCCCCGGCCAGTTTAATGTTGAAAACATTATCGTCATCATCCAGTACAATTGCTCCGTTGGTCGGTGAACCAAACAAACCGGACGAGGAATTTGGAGATTTTGAAAGTCGCGGAGAAAGCTTGCTGGCACTGGTACAACCGGAGTTGACCAATCTATCCACACACTGGTTAGCAGCACTGAAGGATTACGCTTTGCTTTCACTACCGCCAGACTACGCTAGTCAACTTCCGCACGACGGTGGAGCTTTTTACACAAACGAAACCATGAATCTATCCAAACCGCATTATTTAACATCATGGCCACCGATTCTATATGCAGCTGCGCTCTGGTTGAATGCAGATGGGTTTGCCAAACACGCCACCAATCCAACTACTGCGACCAGTGACGAAGACAAGGCAAATGCTAACGATGTGTCGAGTATTAAAACCACTGACAAGACTAACCACAACGTTACTACGAGCACAGTGGGTGGCAACGATAGTCATACAATTTCGCATGGTAGTATCAGTGCCGACCGGTTCCATTTGGTCTTCGGAATTTGCATGGAGGCACTCTGCAGCACAAGAACAAACGAAAAGCTAGACAGTGTCATTGCATGTTTACAGTCATTGTACACGATATTCGACTCGAAGTGGTCCCGTCTGATGATGACGAAAAACAAATCACTTCCCGTCGAGTTGTGTAATGTGTTACATCGATTGATACTGACACGGGACAGTGTTGAAGTGCAGTACCTGTGTATCTTGATACTGAAACAAACCATTAGCGCAAGTAACGAATCTCTTGAGTTGGAAAAATATGACAAGCAAACAGAAGCAGCGAACAAAACCGATAACGAGAATGAAGAGAATCCCGACATCGACAATCTTGGCGAAGGTGGTGAGGAAGGCGAAATTTTACCGGGGAAATCGCACGTCTACGCCGTGATGGAAGTAGTTTTGTGTCTTCTTGCTCGTCAAATTCCCGCGATGAATCCGTCGCAGAGTACACGCGTTGCAACGGAACAAATTCAGCGACAAATGACTCAAGCAAAGAACGGACGGTTCAAGTTATCGGAAGACAATAGTCTTCTGGTAGCGACCATTCTGCAAAGTATGTCGGACCTAACAAAGCTTTGCTCACCTACCG gagcTCTATCTATTCTTCCGACAATGCTCTATCTTACTACTGGTGTCATAAAGGAAGTTGCAACCAAATCGGTCAACGATGAAACTATAATAGCAAACTCCAATATTATACAATCGGCATTGCAGTTACTGAAAACTTTAGCTACCGATCGATACGCTAAACATGAAATGTCAGCGGAAGCATGGCGAAAGCTGCTACAGAGTGCGCTCGGTAAAATTATAGACCTGACCAAGACAGGCTGCGAGGAAACCAAGCTGGACGAAGTAACCGTGATGTTGGCCATAGCAGTTTTTCTGCTGCACACTCCGTCTTCACTGGTATCGATACCGAATTTACAGTATCCatgcatcaatcatttccggcaGTGCTTGATAAGCGGCTCGCCGATGGTTCGTTTGAAATGTGTTCAAACGATGCGTTCAATTTTCATCAATACCGACTTGAAAGTTTCCACTCCTTACATTCATGCGTTGGCCCCGAGGCTGATTGAAACGCTGTACTCCGAAACGAACCGGTACCCGCAGAACGATATGGAACTGGCATTTATACTGGAGGGTATCTCAACGCTAGAAGCGTTGATGGCACTGGCAGAGCCTCAAAATC AAGAATCAATACAAG GTATCCAAATGCTGACTTTGCTCATTCCCATTCTGATCAATTACCTACTGGAGCCGGAAGAATTGCGCACACATACGAAACAGTCCGCCCAGTTACACGAACAGTCGATCCAGTGGCTGATGAAGATTGGTCCGAAGTATCCGCATGAATTTAAAACGTTCATGTCGCAGGCACCGGAGTTGCGGACGAAGTTGGAAACGGCTGTCAAGCGCAACCAGATGACAGCAATTCAGGCGAAAAACAAAAGCGAGGTCGCCAACGCGGTAGCACGTGCCAGTGCGACACAGCAGCAGAAACCTACGATCGAGTTGAAAACCGACTTCAGCAACTTTAGCACGACCTAG